One Triticum dicoccoides isolate Atlit2015 ecotype Zavitan chromosome 4B, WEW_v2.0, whole genome shotgun sequence genomic window carries:
- the LOC119294322 gene encoding tryptophan decarboxylase 1-like, giving the protein MDPAASASPSFDACVQGSSFQPLNPEDVRAYLYKAADFIMDYYTSVESMPVLPDVKPGYLRDELRASPPEHSAPFDVTMKELRTSVVRGMTHWASPSFFAFFPSTNSAAAITGELIASAMNTVGFTWQAAPAATEMEVLVLDWLAQLLRLPTSFMNRTSVGRGTGGGVILGTTSEAMLVTLVAARDAALRRIASNGMSYITRLTVYATDQTHSTFFKACRLAGFDPANLRSIPTGPETDYGLDPAKLLEIMQVDFDAGLVPTACICPEFRHHIDGVERVDSISMSPHKWLLTCLDCTCLWVRDTNRLTDALETNPEYLKNDATESGEVIDLKDMQIGVGRRFRGLKLWMVMRTYGTAKLQQHIRSDVAMAKAFEDLVRADDRFEIVVPRNFALVCFRIRARGTMTEEATDEVNRVLINRLNISRKAYLAHTVVGNRFVLRFAVGSSLQEDRHVRSAWELIKKTTAKIIDGEEIVQ; this is encoded by the exons ATGGACCCCGCGGCCTCCGCTTCCCCTTCGTTCGACGCCTGCGTCCAAGGCAGCAGCTTCCAGCCGCTCAACCCAGAAGACGTGCGCGCATACCTCTACAAGGCTGCCGACTTCATCATGGATTACTACACCAGCGTTGAGTCCATGCCGGTTCTCCCCGACGTGAAACCCGGCTACCTACGGGACGAGCTGAGGGCGTCCCCGCCAGAACACTCGGCTCCCTTCGACGTCACCATGAAGGAGCTGAGGACATCGGTCGTCCGCGGGATGACGCACTGGGCTAGCCCCAGTTTCTTCGCGTTTTTCCCGTCCACCAACAGCGCCGCAGCCATCACGGGGGAGCTGATCGCTTCGGCCATGAACACCGTAGGGTTCACGTGGCAGGCGGCTCCCGCGGCCACCGAAATGGAGGTGCTCGTGCTCGACTGGCTCGCCCAGCTCCTGCGCCTGCCAACCAGTTTCATGAACCGCACCAGCGTGGGGCGTGGCACCGGAGGCGGTGTCATCCTGGGGACCACTAGCGAAGCCATGCTCGTCACGCTTGTTGCTGCGCGTGACGCGGCGCTGCGGCGGATTGCCTCCAATGGCATGTCCTACATCACAAGGCTCACGGTGTACGCTACCGACCAGACACACTCCACATTCTTCAAGGCATGCCGCCTTGCCGGCTTCGACCCTGCCAACCTCCGATCCATTCCCACCGGGCCGGAGACGGACTACGGGCTCGACCCGGCGAAGTTGCTCGAGATCATGCAGGTTGACTTCGATGCTGGTCTCGTGCCAAC CGCATGCATCTGTCCGGAGTTTCGGCACCACATCGACGGTGTTGAGCGCGTGGACTCCATCAGCATGAGCCCGCACAAGTGGCTGCTCACCTGCCTTGACTGCACCTGCTTGTGGGTGCGCGACACGAACCGCCTcacggacgcgctggagacgaaccCGGAGTACCTCAAGAATGACGCTACTGAGTCCGGCGAGGTCATTGATCTCAAGGATATGCAAATTGGCGTCGGCCGCCGCTTCCGAGGGCTCAAGCTTTGGATGGTGATGCGCACATATGGCACCGCCAAGCTTCAGCAGCACATCCGAAGCGATGTCGCGATGGCCAAGGCGTTCGAGGACCTTGTACGTGCCGATGACCGGTTTGAGATTGTAGTTCCGAGAAACTTCGCCCTCGTATGCTTCAGGATCAGAGCAAGAGGAACCATGACGGAGGAAGCCACCGATGAGGTGAACCGTGTGCTGATTAACCGGCTCAACATCTCCAGGAAGGCCTACCTAGCACACACCGTGGTTGGCAACAGATTCGTTCTACGGTTCGCGGTGGGGTCGTCGCTGCAGGAGGATCGGCACGTGAGAAGCGCCTGGGAGCTCATAAAGAAAACAACCGCCAAGATCATCGATGGGGAGGAGATCGTGCAATAA